ACTGGTGAGCCAGTCGCCCGCCGTGCCCCGCCACGTGTCATCGAGCACCGGGGCCACCGCATCGTCGTCCTCGCGGCGCAGGTCGATCTCGATCTCGGTGACCTCACACCGGTTCGCCAACGGCAGCGCGGCCGCATAGATCTGCGCGCCGCCGATCACCCATGCGTCATCCAACGGGGCGTCCTGCAGGGACGTCACCACATCCGCACCTTCAGCCATATAGTCAGCCTGCCTGGTGACTACGACATTTCTGCGGCCCGGCAGCGGACGCACCTTGGCCGGCAGCGACTCCCAGGTCAGACGGCCCATGACGACGGCGTGGCCCAGGGTCAGCTCTTTGAACCGGGCCTGGTCCTCCGGCAGGCGCCACGGGATGCCGTTGTCCCGGCCGATGACGCCCGAGGTGGACTGCGCCCAGATCAGGCTCAACGACGGTGCCGTCATACCGCGACGGGCGCCTTGATCGCCGGATGCGGGTCGTAGCCCTTGACGGTGATGTCGTCGTAGGTGTAGTCGAACAGTGAATCACGTTGGGCGAGAACAAGTTCCGGATAGGGTCGCGGATCCCGGGACAACTGCTCGGTGACCTGCTCGACGTGGTTGTCGTAGATGTGGCAGTCTCCCCCGGTCCAGATGAACTCCCCGACATCCAGGCCGGCCTGTGCCGCCATCATGTGGGTCAGCAGCGCATAGGAGGCGATGTTGAACGGGACGCCGAGGAACAGGTCGGCGCTGCGCTGATACAGCTGGCAGGACAGCCGTCCGTCGGCGACGTAGAACTGGAAGAAGGCGTGGCAGGGCGGCAGCGCCATCTGCGGGATCTCACCGACGTTCCAGGCCGAGACGATGTTGCGTCGTGAGTCCGGGTCCGACTTCAACAACTGCAGTGCGGCACCGATCTGGTCGATGTGCTCGCCCGACGGCGTGGGCCAGGACCGCCACTGCACGCCGTAGACGGGCCCGAGTTCACCTGTCGGAGAAGCCCATTCGTCCCAGATCGTGACACCATGCTCCTGTAGCCACCGCACATTGGAGTCACCGCGCAGGAACCACAGCAGTTCGTAGACCACCGACTTCAGGTGCACCTTCTTGGTGGTGATCAGCGGGAAGCCCGCCGAGAGGTCGAACCGCATCTGGTGGCCGAAGAGGCTGCGGGTGCCGGTTCCGGTGCGATCGGACTTCGGCGTCCCGGAGTCGAGCACCAGACGCAACAGATCCTCGTACGGGGTGGGAATCGACGCAGCGGTCTGCACGGGGTCAGCTTACGTCCAGGCACCGACGCGCCGCGGCACCACACACCAGGAGTAGAACGGAGGTCATGCCGACGATCACCGACACCGTCACGACGCCCGATGGAGCCTGCACCATCACCCTGGCCACTCCCGAGGGCGACGGACCCTGGCCCGGCGTGGTGATGTACCCGGACGCCGGCGGCGCCCGCGACACGTTCACGCAGATGGCGACGCAGCTTGCCGAGTACGGCTACGCCGTCCTGGTGCCGGACGTGTACTACCGCAACCCGGGCTGGGAGCCGTTCGACATGGCCAACGTCTTCACCGTGCCCGAGGAGCGCGCGCGATTGTTCACGATGATCTCGACCGTCACCCCCGACCACATGGCCTCGGACGCGAACGCGTTCTTCGACTACCTGCAGGCCCGGCCCGAGGTCAGCGGCACGAAGTTCGGCACCACCGGCTACTGCATGGGTGGACGCACCTCGCTGATCGTGGCGGGCCGCGTGCCCGACCGCGTGGCCGCGGCGATGTCCTTCCACGGCGGCGGCCTGGTCACCGACGATCCCAGCAGCCCGCACCTGCAGGCCGACAGGATCCAGGCCGCGGTGTACGTCGGCGGGGCCGAGAACGACGGATCGTTCACCGCCGAGAACGCCGAGACGCTGGAGAAGGCCCTGGCCGCCGCGGGTGTCGAGCACACCGTCGAGATCTATCCCGCCGGGCACGGCTTCGCGGTCCCGGACAACGCGCCGTACGACGCCGCCGCGGCGAGGAGACACTGGGCCGCGATGAAGGACGTCTTCGGGGCGCATTTGTCCTGACAGTGCCTGGTGCGGGAACATGAACGCCGTGTATGACCAGGCGTTCAACGATGCGGATTCCAGCGGCGAGTACGGGTATCGGGTCGACCCGGTGCTGGCACGCAGTTGGCTGCTGGTCAACGGCGCGAAGTACGACAAATTCGCCGTGGCCGCGCGGTCCAAGGCCGACATTGTTGTCCTCGACATCGAGGACGCCGTCGCGCCCAAGGACAAGCTCAGCGCGCGCGACAACGTGGTGCGGTGGCTCTCCGAGGGCAACAGCGACTGGGTCCGCGTCAACGGTTTCGGCACCGCCTGGTGGGCCGACGACCTGGCGGCGCTGGCCTCGACCTCGGTCGGCGGCGTCATGCTGGCGATGGTCGAGTCGGTCGACCATGTGACCGAGACCGCCAAGCGACTGCCCGGGGTGCCGATCGTCGCCCTGGTCGAGACCGCACGCGGGATGGAACGCATCGCCGAGATCGCGTCGGCCAAGAGTGTGTTCCGCCTGGCGTTCGGCATCGGCGACTTCCGCCGCGACACGGGCTTCGGCGACAACCCGCTGACCCTGGCGTACGCCCGGTCGCGGTTCACCATCGCGTCGACGGCCGCGCACCTGCCCAGCCCGATCGACGGGCCGACGGTCGGTTCGAGCGCCCTGAAACTGTCGGAGGCCACCGCGGTCTCCACTGAGTTCGGCATGACCGGCAAGCTGTGCCTGACCCCCGATCAGTGCGGCACCGTCAACGAGGGGCTGTCCCCGTCCACGGAGGAGATCGCCTGGGCCAAGGAGTTCTTCGCCGAGTTCGAGCGCGAGGGCGGCGAGATCCGCAACGGCTCAGACCTGCCCCGCATCGCGCGTGGTAACAAGATCCTCAAGCTGGCGCGGGCCTACGGCATCGAGGCGCACCTCGACGACGTCGAGGACCCGGTGCACATCCCGGCGCCGTCGGACACCTACCACTACTGAACAGCTACTGAGCGGCGTCGCCCCTGCGCCGTGAGTGCATGTAGGTCGCGATCCCGCGGAAGATCCCGCGCGCCGCGTACACCGCGGCGACGACCGACAGCAGGATCAGCACGATGAACATCACCAGCCAGTTGGTCCGTTCATGGCTGACGTTCCACCAGACGATGGCGAACAGCACCGAGCAGATGAAGACCACGATGTCGCGCCAGTTGCCGCTGTAGGACGTCGCCATCTCGCGGATCTGCCGATTGCGGTCGACTGCGGCGACGATGTCGTCGAGGCGGGCGTCGATCACGCGCTGTAACTCCGCGCGCCGCTCCACCTGATCGTCGGGGATGCGGTCCAGCAGGTCCATGTCGGCCTTGATCGCGCCCCGCAGGTCGGGTCCCTTGAAGTTTCCCGCGGCCAATCCGAGCAGCGCGCCGCCCGCGATCGGCGCGGCACCCAGTGCGAGTTCAGCGATTCCCGGCATGGCGGCCTCTCAGTTCTGCTCGACGGCGGTCAGTGGTGGGGGCGCCCATACCCCGTCGAGGATCGCCGCGCGCGGTCGGTACAGCCGGATCAGGCAGTTCCAGCCCTGCGGTGTGACGATGCGGTTCGCGCCCGGCGCGGCGCCGTCCGCGGTGAAACGGACGGTGACCGAACCGTCGGCGTTCTTGGCGCCGGTGATGCTGTTGACCGAGTACAGGTTCTCGGGATTCGCTTCGAAGAATCCTTCGGCGTTGTACACCGACACCGACCAGAACGCGTCCACCGGAACGTCTTTGAACGTCATCTCGTACTCCCCCGGCGGCATGCCCGGGTCGACACCCAGGTAGAACGCCTCCGAGGCCGGCAGCCCACCCCAGGCCGCGGCCGACCCGATCAGATGGTGCACCGGATCGACGTCCTCGCGGCGCCCGAACGCACGTCGGTAATCCGGCAGGCCGGGGGCCAGGCGCAGCAGCGCCTCCCGGGTGGTGTCGAAGGTCGTCTTGTCGTACTCCGGCGACGAGAACGCCTCGGACGAACCGGGTTCGAGCACCGTCGCGTCCTGCAGGCGCCCGACTTCGGCAATGTCATCGGGGTTCGACGGGTCCACCAGCGTGCGGATTGCGACGAGCACATATCGCGATCCGCACTCCTCCTGCGTGAGGCGGTGCCTCCCGGCATCGTGCAGGACGACGTTGATGAGATGGTCCTCGCTGACCACCATCACCGAGCGGTAGCGCTCCCCCGCTTCCGGCAGCGTCAACCAGGCGGGCTCGGCCAGATCGGCGATGGCATAGCTGTACAGCGTGTCCCGATTCAATCGGATGACCAGCTGATTCTCGATCGGCGCTGGTTCCCGGTTGTGATGAAAGGTGTTGATTTCGCCTGCGTCACGCTGGATGTCTGTGAACATGCGGTGTGTCTCGGCCGCCACGAAGTTGTCGACGTTGACCTCTGTTGTCACACGCGTCAGCCTAGTGTGCCCGTCCTGCGATGGGCCACTGGTTCAGCCGCCACGCAGGACGACGTCGGCGAAGCACTCTCCGGTCCTGGGTGCGGGGCGCGGAACAGCGAATCTCGTCCACACCCATCCATGAGCACCCGTCGACAGGTTTCAACTCCTCCCAGAGGGGGTTACCCCCCGGTAACCGGGATTCGGGTCCGCGATGTAATCGGCGGCCCGCACCGCCGTCGCGGAGAGGGAGTGAACATGGCAGAACGAGGTGCCACACCCTCGGTCCCACGCGGTCGTCGGTTGTTCCTGCGGGCGGTGCGGCATCTGTTCAGTCCGCTGCGGCCCGACGACTACCTCGAGATGATCAACCCGCTGTGGACGACCAAAGAGCTGCGCGGAAAGGTTGAGCGGGTCGAACCGCAGGGGTCCGAGGCGGCCAGCGTACTGATCCGGCCAGGGTATGAGTGGCCGGGACACAAGCCCGGCCAGTACGTACGGCTCGGCTTGATCATCGACGGCCGCTACCACTGGCGCGCCTATTCGCTGACGTCGGACCCGCAGCCCGAGGATGGGCTGATCAGCGTCACGCCCAAGAAGGTTGACAGCGGTGTGGTGTCGCCGTATCTGGTGCACAAAATCCAACCCGGCGAGGTCGTCCGACTCGGCGAAATCGAAGGTGTCTTCACCCTGCCGGAGCCGCTGCCCGCCAAAATGCTGTTCATCAGCGCCGGCAGCGGCATCACGCCGATCATCAGCATGCTGCGCAGTCTCGATCACCGCGGTGCGCTCGACGACGTGGTGGTGTTCCATTCCGCCCGCACCCGCGAGCAGGTGATGTTCCTGTCGGCACTCGACGACCTCGACCACCGTCACGAACACATGAGGCTGGATCTGCGCCTCACCGCCGAACGTGGCCGACTGTCGCCTGGCGACCTGGACGAGTTGTGTCCGGACTGGCGCGAACGTGAAGCCTTCTGTTCGGGCCCGAGCGAACTGCTCGATGCGATGATCGCGCACTGGGAAGACAACGGCGACCCGGATCGGCTGCACTATGAGCGGTTCCAGCCGAAGATCGGCGGTGACGCCGGCAAAGGCGAGGGCGGTGAGATCACATTCCTCGACAGCGATACGACCGCGGAAAGCGACGGCGGCACACCCATTTTGGAAGCCGGTGAGCAGGCGGGCCTGAACCTTGCGTACGGCTGTCGAATCGGTATCTGCCACACCTGTGTTGGGACGTTGAAGTCTGGGAAGGTGCGAGACCTTCGTACCGGTGATGTCACCGAGCCGACCGGTCAGGACGTGAGGATCTGTATTCACGCTGCTGAAGGTGACGTGGAATTCGAATTGTGATTGTGAAGGAGTCATCGTGACCGCTGCTGTCGAAAGCCCCCTTGCTCGTCTCAGCGAGCAGGACCTGGAAAAACTTGCCAAAGAATTCGACGCAATCCACGACGAGGTGTTCGCCGAGCTCGGCGACCGCGACCGTCATTACATCAAGACGGTGATTTCGGTGCAGCGGCAGATCGTCGTCGTGGGACGGGTGCTGCTGCTGGCCTCGCGGTCACGAACCGCGTGGGTTCTCGGCACGGCCTGCTTGGGAATGGCCAAGATCCTGGAGAACATGGAACTCGGCCACAACATTCTTCACGGGCAATGGGATTGGATGAATGATCCCGACATCCATTCCTCGGTCTGGGACTGGGACACCGCCTCGACAGCGCGGTCGTGGAAGCATTCGCACAACTACATCCACCACACCTACACGAACATCCGCGGTAAGGACCGCGACCTCGGTTACGAGATCATGCGGATCGACCCCAATCAGCCGTGGCATCCGATCTGGCTCGCGCAACCACTGTTCAATTTCTTGCTGACAATCTTGTTCGAATGGGGCGTGGCCGTTCACGACATCGACTTCCGCGCCGCACAGCGCGGCGAGAAGCCGTGGTCGGAGGTGCGCGAAGAACTCAGGGGAATTCGAGGTAAGGCGCGCGCGCAGATTGTCAAGGACTACCTCGGCTGGCCGGCGATCAGCGCCGGTGCCTTCGCGCTGGCCCAGCTGGCCTCGCGTGGTCGGCTGGATCAGCCGGCAGAGTCGCGGGTGGCGAAGGGACTTCGCAGGATATCGAGCAGCGGATCAGTAGGCGCCACTGCGGCCCTGCTCGACCGGCTGTTGCCCGGTGTCGAGAGCACCTTCCTGCGTACTTTGGCAGCCGACGCGCTGGCCAATCTCATCCGCAATGTGTGGGCACACGCAATCATCTTCTGCGGGCACTTCCCTGACCAGACATACACCTTCAGTGAAGAAGAGGTGGAGAACGAGACCCGCGGCGGTTGGTATGTCCGCCAGTTGGTCGGCGCAGCCAATATCGACGGCAGTCCGCTTTTCCACGTCATCAGCGGCAACTTGGGCTACCAAGTCGAACACCATCTGTATCCGGACATGCCCAGTAGCCGGTACTCCGAGATCGCGCCCAAGATCAAGGACATCTGCGAGCGTTATGAGTTGCCTTACAACTCCGGGCGCTTCTCCAAGCAGTGGTTCACGGTGCACCGCAGCATCTTCCGCTTGGCCTTCCCCGGCGGAAAAGCCCGACCGAAGCCTGGGCCGTACCGCAGCCCCGAGGGGCGCATCAGGCCTGGCGGTCCCAGTGAGGCCAGCAGATTCCGCGACCGACTCCCGGCCGAGCACCCTGACGCAGGCCCGGAACACAAGTCAGGGGGCGTGCAGGTACAGCCCCCGCCGCGCGGCAACGACTAGCAGGCACCCGAGGTCGCTCAGGTCGACCCCATCAATGTCGCGGCGACGGTTGCCCCGAGGTTCCAACACGCCTCGAGGTCAGCCTTGGTCGGCTTGCCCGCCACGACGACGTTCGGCGCGGCACGTTCCCAGCCCAGGCCCGCGGTGATGGAGTCGACGGCCCGCTCGGCGCCTTCGGTGCCCTCGTTGCCGTGCAGCCAGAGGCCGAACGGACGCCCACGCGTGGCGTCCAGGCACGGGTAATAACAGACGTCGAACGCATGCTTGAGGGCCCCGGAGATGTATCCGAGGTTGGCCGGACTGCCGAGCAGATACCCGTCAGCCTCGAGCATGTCGCTGGGCGCGACGGTGAGCGCGGGGCGGCGGATCACCTCCACGCCCTCGATCTCGGGGTCCGTCGCGCCTGCCAGCACGGCCTCGAACATCTCCTGGCAGTGCGGCGACGGGGTGTGGTGGACGATCAGCAGCTTCATCTTCTCTTCATCTCCCCCGAGCGTGCATGTCCCCGACCGACACGCCGACACACACTCGTATTCTGCGCACGCTCACCGGGAGACAACCTTCACCGTGCCCGCGCCACGGATCGCAGTGCTCACGGGTGCCCGCGTTCCAGTTCGACGGCCTTCTTCATGGCTTCCCGGGCCCGGGTGCGGTCACCGGCGTAGTCGTAGGCGCGGGCCACGCGGTACCAGCGCACCCAGTTGTCGGGATCGGCGTCCAGTTCGGCACGCACGGTGTCGAACAGCTGATCGGCGGCCTGACGTTCGATCCGGCCACTGGCCCGGCGCGGGAGGGCGCTGACGTCGAGGTCCATGCCCTGCTCGGCCGCCAACCGGGCCAATTTCTGGTGCGCGAAACCGGCCCGCAGCGTCGCGACCATGGCCCACAGCCCGATGAACGGCAGGATCAGCAGTGCGAGGCCCATCCCGACCGGCGCCGCGCGCCCGTCGGCGATCAGCGCCACCGCGATGCGGCCCAGCAGCACGAAGTAGACGAGCAGGGCCACACACAGGAACCCGATCAGCACCTGAGTGCGCAGATTTCGCATCAGCCCAGGTTGAGCAGCGGTTCGAGGCCCACCGTGAGGCCGGGGTGTTCGGCGATCTTGCGCACCGCGAGCAGCACGCCGGGCACGAACGACGTGCGGTCCAGGCTGTCGTGGCGGATGGTCAGCGTCTCGCCCTGCGTGCCGAACAGGACCTCCTGGTGAGCCACCAGGCCCGTCAGCCGCACCGAGTGCACGGGGACGCCGTCGACGTCGGCGCCACGCGCCCCGTCGAGTCCGGTGCTGGTGGCATCGGGGTTCGGCGGCAGGCCTTTTCGCGCCTCCGCGACCAGTTTGGCGGTGCGGGCCGCGGTGCCCGAGGGGGCATCGGCCTTTTGCGGGTGGTGCAGTTCGATGATCTCGACGGATTCGAAGTACGGCGCGGCCTGCTGCGCGAAGTGCATGGTCAGCACCGCGCCGATGGCGAAGTTCGGCGCGATCAGCACCGCGGCGCCGGGCTTGGCGTCCAACCACTGCTGCACCTGGTCGAGCCGGTCCTGCGTGAAGCCCGTGGTTCCGACGACGGCGTGGATTCCGTTGTCGATCAAGAACTTCAGGTTGTCCATCACGACGTCGGGGTGGGTGAAGTCGATGATCACCTCGGTGCCCGAATCGGTCAGCGCCGACAGCGGATCACCGGCGTCGACGCCGGCCGAGAACTCCAGATCGTCGGCGGCCTCGACCGCCGCCACCATCGTCGCTCCGACCTTGCCCTTGGCTCCCAGCACTCCGACACGCATGCAAGCAGCGTAGTCGGGGCGCTGGGAGCGCCGGTCGGCTACTGGGCGTCGCGGTCGATGCCCAATGCGTCGGTCATCGTGAAGAACAGGTCCGTCTGGTCCGTCAGACCCAGCACGTTGGCCGCCCGCGGACCGTACGCCGCGACCCTGACCTGGGTGCCGGTGTGCGATTCATCCTCGACCTCGACATCCGCCGAGGTGCCGTAGCTGATGATCATCTCGGCGTCGTCGGCCGTGGTCAGTCTGCGGGTCAACCCCGGGTACATGACGTCGCGCACCTTCTCGATCGGCTGCTGGGCGTCCCCGGCCAGATCCCGCAGATCGTCCTCGGTGTACTCCTCGACGATCTGGCTGCTGTGGCCGTGATCGGCCGTGACGATCACCAGCGTGTTGCCGTCGGCACGAGCGAACTCGAGCGCCTGCTGAACCGCGGCGTCGAAGTCGACGGTCTCGCCGATCTGACCGCACGGGTCGGCCGCGTGGTCGCGCTTGTCGATCGAGGCGCCCTCGACCTGAAGGAAGAAGCCCTTCTCGGAGCCGCTCTTGGAGTCCTTCAGCAGGTCGATGGCCTTGGCGGTCATATCGGCGAGCTTGGGCACACCGGCACCGCGCGCGGGGTTGTCGGCGCACCGACCCGCGGGCTGCAGGTAGCCCTGCCGGACCGCGGCGGGCCCGGTCCATCGCACCGGCAGGTTGCCGTCGGCGAACAGGCCGAGCACGGGCTTGTCCTGATCCGCCTGCGCGACGGAGTCCAATTCGCCTGCGGTGCGCACGATCTGGTAGCCACGTTCCTTGGCCTGCACCTCAAGCGTCTTGCCTGCGTAGTCCCCCGCGGTGGCGGTCTGGGCAAACGTCTCGAAACCACCGCCGAGGGTGAGGTCGGGGCGGGTGGCCAGCATCTGCTCGGTGACTGAACCCGGGCCACCCTTCTCCAGGGTCTCGGCCGGGCAGGCGTCGGCCATCTCCTCGGGTCCGTAGCAGTCACGCTCGGTGATGTGGGAGAACTGCGACGCCGGGGTGGCGTCCTGGATCTCGGAGGTGGTCACGTCGCCGGTCGCGAACCCCTGCGCCTTGGCAAGTTCCAGGATCGTGGCGTGCGGGGCGTCTTTGATGTCGATGCCCAGTGCGCCGTTGTAGGTCTTGGTGCCCGTCGACCAGGCCGTGGCACTGGCCGCGGAGTCGGTGACGTAGTTGGGCTTTCCGTCCTTGCGCAACGCGTAGGTGGTGTACTGCCCCGTCAGCGGCAGGGCGTCGAGGCCGTCGAGGACACCGCCGGCACCCTTCTCATAGTTGCGGGCGATCGTGATCTCCGAATCGCCCATGCCGTCACCGATCAGCAGGATCACGTTGCGCGGCGTGCCGTCGTTGATCGCGGCCCGGACGGCACCGGACTGATCGCCGTCGAGTCGGCGCGCCCCTCCGGGTGCGGTGAGGTCACCGGCGGCCTGCCGAGTCACGGTGTCGCCGTTGGATTTCGCGTTGTTGTCGCCGCCGCAGGCCACCAGCGGCAGCATCGCGAGCGCGCCCAGCACCGCTGCTGACTTCAGATACTTCTGCATTCCACCGTCTTTCGTCCGTTCGGATGAGCCCGGCAGAGTGAACAGGACCCCGATGAACGGAGACTGACGACGCAGCGAAGTTCCGGCAAGCGGATCACAAAGGTGACGCGCCGCGCAGGTGCTCGAAGATCAGTGAGGTCTGCGTGCCTGCCACATCGCGGTCCGCGTTGAGATTCTCCACCACGAAGGCGCGCAGGTCATCGGTGTCGCGCGCGGCCACGTGCAGGATGAAATCGTCGGCGCCGGCCAGGAAGTACACGTCCATCACCTGGGGCTTGCTCCGGATCTGCGAGATGAAGTCGCGGATCCTGCCGCGCGCCCCGGCCTGCAGGCTGACCGAGATCATCGCCTGCAGCGACAGGCCGATCGCCGCGGGGTTGATGTCAGTGTAGAAACCGCGGATCACGCCGAGCTCCTGCAGTCGGCGCACCCGCCCGTGACAGGTCGATGCCGCGATGCCCACCGCGTCGGCCAGAGCGCTGTTGGAAATGCGGGCATCGGCATGCAGTGCGGTCAGGATGCGGCGGTCGACGTCGTCGAGATCTGTGGGCCGAACATCCTTCGGCGCGGACGGCAGACTCGCGCGCACTTTTGATGATTCTTCATTGCCAGATGCCACGACACGAATCTTAGCCGTAAATATTGCGCCGTTCCCGATGTTTCTTCAGACTTAATGGTGACGGCCATCCGGCTGGCGACAATCGACAAGGAGCGATCATGCGCGTCGGCATTCCGACGGAGATCAAGAACAACGAGTACCGGGTGGCGATCACCCCGGCGGGCGTCGCCGAACTGACCCGCCGCGGTCATGACGTCGTCATCCAGGCCGGCGCCGGCGACGGATCGGCGATCTCCGACAGCGACTTCAAGGCCGCGGGCGCCGAGATCGTCACAGGCGCCGAGCAGGTGTGGGCCGAGGCCGACCTGCTGCTGAAGGTCAAGGAGCCCATCGAGGCCGAGTACGCGCTCATGCGCAAGGGCCAGACCCTGTTCACCTACCTGCATCTGGCGGCGTCGAAGCCGTGCACCGATGCACTGCTGGCGTCGGGTACCACCTCGATCGCCTACGAAACCGTCCAGACCGCAGACGGATTCCTGCCGCTGCTGGCACCGATGAGCGAGGTCGCCGGACGACTGTCGGCTCAGGTCGGCGCCTACCAGCTGATGAAGACCCAGGGCGGCCGTGGCGTGCTGATGGGCGGCGTCCCGGGCGTCGCGCCCGCCGAGGTCGTGGTGATCGGCGGTGGCACTGCCGGTTACAACGGTGCACGGGTGGCCAGCGGCATGGGCGCCAACGTGACGATCTTCGACGTCAACATCAACAGGCTGCGCGAACTCGACGCCGAGTTCGGCGGGCGGATCCAGACCCGCTATTCGTCGACCT
The DNA window shown above is from Mycolicibacterium confluentis and carries:
- the ald gene encoding alanine dehydrogenase; its protein translation is MRVGIPTEIKNNEYRVAITPAGVAELTRRGHDVVIQAGAGDGSAISDSDFKAAGAEIVTGAEQVWAEADLLLKVKEPIEAEYALMRKGQTLFTYLHLAASKPCTDALLASGTTSIAYETVQTADGFLPLLAPMSEVAGRLSAQVGAYQLMKTQGGRGVLMGGVPGVAPAEVVVIGGGTAGYNGARVASGMGANVTIFDVNINRLRELDAEFGGRIQTRYSSTYDLETAVKEADLVIGAVLVPGAKAPKLVSNALVAQMKPGSVLVDIAIDQGGCFEDSRPTTHDDPTFTVHDSVFYCVANMPGAVPRTSTYALTNATMPYVLKLADKGWQAACVADPALARGLSTHEGALLSEQVADDLDLPFTDPASLL